The Exiguobacterium acetylicum genome includes a window with the following:
- the topA gene encoding type I DNA topoisomerase has product MAKYLVIVESPAKAKTIKRYLGSNYTVKASMGHVIDLPKSQMGVDVEHDYEPKYITIRGKGPVLKELKTAAKKAQKIYLAADPDREGEAIAWHLAKALGVDESTECRVVFNEITKDAIKDSFKRPRKLNYDLVDAQQARRILDRLVGYSMSPLLWKKIKKGLSAGRVQSVAVKMIIDREQEINAFMPEEYWTIKLELDANGEKLEANFYGVDGKKRELHSQEEVDQILNQLSEDFTVDSVTKKERKRNPALPFTTSSLQQEAARKLNFRAKKTMMIAQQLYEGIEIGKEGTVGLITYMRTDSTRTSETANLEAHGFIEQAYGKEYIASEKRKEKKSANSQDAHEAVRPTSTMREPQLVKSYLSRDQFRLYKLIWERFVASQMAPAILDTVKIDLVSNDVTFRANGSTVKFPGFMKVYIEDTDDEAVTDVKEGLLPPLDEGEELKQSAIEPKQHFTQPPPRYTEARLVRAMEELGIGRPSTYAPTLDTIQKRGYVTLEEKKFLPTELGELVIDMISDYFQEFITVQFTADMEALLDAIEKGDMQWTEVVDPIYKSFAKRLTRAEAEIEKIEIKDEPAGEDCEVCGHPMVIKMGRYGKFMACSNFPECRNTKPIQVEIGVKCPTCGTGDIVERRSKKGRLFYGCSNYPECEFVSWDKPVEEPCPVCSSMMVQKKIKNGVKVECTSCGHHETRIDQEQEEE; this is encoded by the coding sequence ATGGCAAAATATCTAGTAATCGTCGAGTCACCCGCTAAGGCAAAAACCATTAAACGTTATCTCGGATCCAACTATACCGTGAAAGCGTCGATGGGGCACGTCATTGACTTGCCGAAAAGCCAAATGGGAGTCGACGTCGAACATGACTATGAACCGAAATATATCACGATCCGTGGTAAAGGTCCGGTCTTAAAAGAACTAAAGACAGCTGCGAAAAAAGCACAAAAAATCTATCTCGCAGCCGACCCCGACCGTGAGGGGGAAGCGATCGCATGGCATTTAGCAAAAGCACTAGGTGTTGATGAGTCAACGGAATGCCGCGTCGTCTTCAATGAAATCACGAAGGATGCTATCAAGGATTCGTTCAAGCGACCACGCAAGCTCAACTATGATCTTGTCGATGCACAGCAAGCACGTCGTATCTTGGACCGCCTTGTCGGTTACAGCATGAGTCCGTTATTATGGAAAAAGATTAAAAAAGGATTGTCTGCAGGACGAGTTCAATCGGTTGCTGTTAAGATGATCATCGATCGGGAACAAGAAATCAATGCGTTCATGCCAGAAGAATACTGGACGATCAAACTAGAGCTTGATGCAAACGGTGAAAAGCTTGAAGCGAACTTCTATGGAGTCGATGGCAAGAAACGTGAACTTCATTCGCAAGAAGAAGTCGATCAAATCTTGAATCAACTCTCGGAAGACTTCACGGTCGATTCGGTCACGAAAAAAGAACGGAAGCGAAATCCAGCATTACCGTTTACGACAAGTTCTTTGCAACAAGAAGCAGCGCGTAAACTTAATTTCCGGGCGAAGAAGACGATGATGATCGCGCAACAGCTATACGAAGGAATCGAGATCGGAAAAGAAGGAACAGTCGGTTTGATTACGTACATGCGTACCGATTCGACCCGGACGTCTGAGACAGCGAATCTTGAAGCGCATGGTTTCATCGAACAAGCTTACGGAAAAGAATATATCGCAAGTGAGAAACGCAAAGAGAAGAAGTCAGCAAACTCACAGGATGCGCACGAAGCAGTCCGTCCGACTTCAACGATGCGCGAGCCGCAACTCGTCAAATCGTATCTCTCACGTGATCAGTTCCGCCTATACAAATTAATTTGGGAACGATTCGTTGCGAGTCAGATGGCACCGGCGATTCTCGATACCGTTAAAATTGATCTCGTATCGAACGACGTCACATTCCGTGCGAACGGATCGACGGTTAAATTCCCGGGCTTCATGAAAGTCTACATCGAAGATACGGATGATGAAGCAGTCACTGACGTTAAGGAAGGGTTACTTCCTCCACTCGATGAAGGGGAGGAATTGAAGCAGTCAGCGATCGAACCGAAACAACACTTCACACAACCGCCACCACGCTATACGGAAGCACGTCTCGTCCGAGCAATGGAAGAACTCGGGATCGGTCGTCCGTCGACGTATGCCCCAACGCTTGATACGATTCAAAAGCGTGGATATGTGACGCTCGAAGAGAAGAAATTCTTACCGACAGAACTTGGGGAACTCGTCATCGACATGATCAGTGACTATTTCCAAGAATTCATCACGGTCCAGTTCACAGCAGACATGGAAGCGTTACTCGATGCGATTGAAAAAGGTGATATGCAGTGGACGGAAGTCGTTGATCCGATCTACAAATCGTTTGCGAAGCGTCTGACACGAGCAGAAGCAGAGATCGAAAAGATTGAAATCAAAGATGAACCAGCTGGGGAAGATTGTGAAGTCTGTGGTCATCCTATGGTCATTAAAATGGGACGTTACGGCAAGTTCATGGCGTGCTCGAACTTCCCAGAATGTCGCAACACGAAACCGATCCAAGTTGAGATTGGTGTGAAGTGTCCGACATGTGGAACAGGTGACATCGTTGAACGACGGAGTAAAAAAGGTCGTTTGTTCTACGGTTGTTCGAACTATCCAGAGTGTGAGTTCGTCTCATGGGATAAACCGGTCGAAGAACCATGTCCGGTTTGTAGCAGTATGATGGTACAAAAGAAAATCAAGAACGGTGTGAAAGTAGAATGTACATCTTGTGGACATCATGAAACACGCATCGATCAGGAGCAAGAGGAGGAATGA
- the sucD gene encoding succinate--CoA ligase subunit alpha, whose amino-acid sequence MSIWVNESTKVIIQGITGNQGMFHGEQMIDYGTNLVGGVTPGKGGTEVLGGVPVFDTVAQAVEKTGANASIIYVPPAFAADAIMEAADANIALIICITEGIPVLDMVKVKRYLDGKPVRLIGPNCPGVITPGVAKLGIMPGYIHTPGHVGIVSRSGTLTYEAVHQLTTAGIGQSTAVGIGGDPVNGTDFIDTLKAFNEDPETKAVIMLGEIGGTAEEEAAEWVKANMTKPVIGFIGGQTAPAGKRMGHAGAIISGGKGTAAEKIKTLRANGIEVAETPAIIGETLIRVIKEAGIYDECVTNSTVK is encoded by the coding sequence ATGAGTATTTGGGTGAACGAATCGACGAAAGTTATTATTCAGGGGATTACAGGTAACCAAGGAATGTTCCATGGTGAACAGATGATCGACTACGGAACAAACCTCGTAGGCGGTGTTACACCAGGAAAAGGCGGTACGGAAGTACTCGGCGGTGTACCTGTTTTTGACACGGTCGCACAAGCGGTCGAAAAAACGGGTGCGAACGCATCAATCATCTACGTACCACCAGCATTCGCAGCGGATGCAATCATGGAAGCAGCAGATGCGAACATCGCGCTGATCATCTGTATCACAGAAGGTATTCCAGTGCTTGATATGGTCAAAGTCAAACGTTACCTTGATGGCAAGCCAGTTCGTCTCATCGGACCAAACTGTCCAGGCGTCATCACTCCAGGTGTTGCGAAGCTTGGTATCATGCCAGGATATATCCATACACCAGGTCATGTCGGAATCGTCTCGCGTTCTGGGACATTGACATATGAAGCTGTCCATCAATTGACGACAGCAGGTATCGGTCAATCGACAGCTGTCGGTATTGGGGGAGACCCAGTCAACGGAACAGACTTCATCGATACGCTCAAAGCGTTCAACGAAGATCCAGAAACAAAAGCAGTCATCATGCTCGGTGAAATCGGTGGAACAGCGGAAGAAGAAGCTGCTGAATGGGTCAAAGCGAACATGACGAAACCAGTTATCGGCTTCATCGGCGGTCAAACGGCTCCAGCTGGTAAACGGATGGGTCACGCAGGTGCGATCATCTCTGGCGGTAAAGGTACAGCTGCTGAAAAAATCAAGACACTCCGTGCAAACGGAATCGAAGTAGCAGAAACACCAGCAATCATTGGTGAGACGTTAATCCGTGTCATTAAAGAAGCAGGTATCTATGACGAGTGCGTAACAAACAGCACAGTCAAATAA
- the dprA gene encoding DNA-processing protein DprA: MKRELYVRFAMCQVPYTIVQLIEQFGIVPSHELPVSKRLRNRYEQALHLEQIEESILVKGDPLFPAMLLTIPQPVYALFYRGDPSCLTLPRVSIIGSRTPSPQHLSRMRFLQPFFHPDLVTVSGGAYGIDALVHRLSLKHQQKTIAVLAGGLDRLYPTSHSTLFERILSHGLLLSEYPPGTPIQKFQFLERNRIIAGLSSSLIIAEAAKRSGTMNTAGHALDQGKDVYCLPGCPTESFFTGTNQLIAEGAIPLLDPEEVSKSIRLNVDKWESRLL, from the coding sequence ATGAAACGTGAACTGTATGTCCGCTTCGCGATGTGTCAGGTACCGTACACGATCGTCCAGTTGATTGAGCAATTCGGAATCGTTCCAAGTCATGAACTGCCTGTGTCTAAACGTCTTCGAAATCGTTATGAACAAGCACTACATCTAGAGCAGATCGAGGAGTCGATTTTAGTCAAAGGCGATCCGCTGTTTCCGGCGATGTTACTTACGATTCCTCAACCGGTCTATGCCCTCTTTTATCGCGGTGATCCCTCTTGCCTGACTCTTCCACGCGTCAGTATCATCGGTAGCCGAACCCCTTCACCGCAACATCTTTCCCGTATGCGTTTCCTGCAACCTTTCTTTCATCCAGATCTCGTCACCGTCTCCGGTGGAGCGTATGGTATTGATGCCCTCGTTCATCGCCTTTCCTTAAAACATCAACAGAAAACGATTGCTGTTCTCGCTGGAGGACTTGATCGCCTGTATCCTACTTCCCATTCTACTCTTTTTGAACGTATCCTCTCACACGGTCTCCTTCTCTCGGAATATCCACCCGGAACACCGATTCAAAAATTTCAATTTTTAGAACGAAACCGAATCATTGCCGGATTGTCTTCGTCGTTGATCATCGCTGAAGCAGCAAAACGAAGTGGTACGATGAACACAGCAGGTCACGCCCTCGATCAAGGAAAAGATGTCTATTGTTTACCTGGTTGCCCGACTGAATCGTTCTTTACAGGAACGAATCAATTGATCGCAGAAGGAGCGATTCCACTCCTTGATCCGGAAGAAGTTTCAAAAAGTATTCGGCTGAACGTTGACAAATGGGAATCGAGACTACTATGA